The Candoia aspera isolate rCanAsp1 chromosome 6, rCanAsp1.hap2, whole genome shotgun sequence genome has a segment encoding these proteins:
- the SNCG gene encoding gamma-synuclein, with the protein MDVFKKGFSIAKEGVVAAAEKTKQGVTEAAEKTKEGVMYVGTKTKEGVVQSVSSVAEKTKEQANIVGESMVASVNTVAKQTVEGAETIVTTSGLVKREDLQHPEQPEDQPAGAGEEDTPVEATEGEGN; encoded by the exons ATGGATGTCTTTAAAAAGGGCTTCTCCATTGCTAAGGAGGGAGTGGTGGCCGCGGCTGAGAAGACGAAGCAGGGAGTCACTGAAGCAGCCGAGAAGACCAAAGAAGGGGTGATGTACGTAG GTACAAAAACCAAAGAGGGTGTGGTGCAAAGTGTCTCTTCAG TTGCTGAGAAGACCAAAGAACAGGCCAATATTGTGGGAGAAAGCATGGTGGCCAGTGTGAACACAGTGGCAAAGCAGACAGTAGAAGGAGCAGAGACTATTGTAACCACcagtggacttgtgaaaagg GAGGATTTACAGCATCCAGAGCAGCCTGAAGACCAGCCTGCTGGGGCTGGGGAAGAAGACACCCCAGTGGAAGCCACAGAG GGTGAAGGAAATTAA